The Candidatus Sphingomonas colombiensis genome contains the following window.
CTGCGGCGCGGATGCGGCGGAGGGATAAGCGATCGACAAGGCGATGGCCGGTGCTGCGAGGACGTATGGGATTTTGGACATGACCGATACTCAGGGCTGAACAATGATCGAAGCATCGCCATAGCCGCGCCGGGCGGCGTCGTCACGCGCCCGCTGCGCGACGGCAGCATTGTCATACGGGCCGAGCCGTACTCGATATTTACCGGCATAGGATGCGACACTGCCATCAAGCCGTTCGGCGAGCGCGTTTGCACGCGATTTTCTTGAGAATACCGCTACCTGCACGACATATCTGCTATTCGGACGCACCGCCGAAACCGCGAACGACGAGCGCGGCTGTGGTGTGGCCTGCACCGCCGCGATCGCTTGCAATGCGCTTGTGCCCCGCCCCTGCAAGCGCCCGCGCAACGTGGCGAGTTCGGGGGGTAATGCCTCCGACCTCGTCGAGGCCGGGCGACCGCGTGACAATGCCTCACGATCCTCCGCGCCAACCGCGACGCTGCGCACCCGGACCGCGAGCTTCGAGCCATTACCCATGCCGAGCAGTGTCGCGGCGCCGCGCGATAGATCGATCAGCCGGTTACGCTGGCTCGGCCCGCGATCGTTGACCAGGACGAGGATCGTGCGCCCGCTGTCGAGTGCCGTCACCTCGACATACGAGCCGAGCGGCAATGTGCGGTGCGCGGCGGTGATCGCCGACGGTCTGAACCGCGCGCCGGATGCAGTGCGCGCGCCGGCAAGCTCCTCGCCATACCAGGTGGCAAACCCAACCTCGTCATATTGCGCCACGACCGGCGCGGGGTGCGGCACATCGGCTTTTGCCGGAAACGCGACCGCCAGCGGCAGCGCGAGCAGCCCGGCGCTAGCGCTCAACCGCATCGGCGAGCAGCCCCACGGAGAGTGCGTAGAAGTTCGAACAATTGTAATCGAGGATCACGCGGTAATTGCTGGTCAGCAGATAGGCGGTGTTGCCCGGGCCATCCGGTTCCAGCAGTGTCGCGAGCACGTCGTCGGCCGGCCATGCACCGCTCTGCGGCACGAGGCCCAGCGCGCGCCACTCCGCCATCGTCCGCCATCCGCTATGCCGTTCGAACACGCGCGGGCAGCGCGGCGAGATCAGGCGATTGACCTGCCCGCTACGGTTGTAGCCAGCCGGCACGTTCACCGCGACGCCCCACGGCTGGCGCGGCCGCCAGCCTGCCTGGACGAAATAATTGCCGATCGAGGCCAGCGTGTCGGCCGAACTGTTCCAGATGTCGATCCGCCCGTCACCATCGCCATCACGTGCGAGCCGCAGATAGATGGACGGCAGGAATTGCGGACTGCCGGTCGCACCGGCCCAGCTTCCCTTGAGCTGATCGCGCGACACGCCGCGATCGAGCATCTTCAGCCCCGCGATGAACTCGCCCGAGAACAGATCCCGGCGACGCCCTTCATAAGCCAGCGTCGCCAGACTGCGCAGCAGATCGAAATTGCCGGTATAGCTGCCGTAATTCGTCTCATGCCCCCAGATCGCGACCATGATCGATTCGGGCACCCCGGTCTGCGCCTCGACCGCCGCCAGCCGGCCGCGATTGGCGAGATAGGCGGCGCGACCGCGCGTGATTCGCGCCGAATCGACATGCTGCGCACGATAAGGAGCAAACATCGAGATCGGCCCATTGGGGCTGCCGCCCGGCTGCTGTCGATCAAGCTCCACCACGCGAGCATTGTAGGTGAGCGTCGGCAGCACCGAATCCACCGTCGCGGGCCGCACGCCGGCCGCCAGCGCCTGCGCGCGCAAGGTCGGCAAATAGGCCTGAAACCCCGCTTCATCCTGCGCGACGGCAGGCACGGCGATCGAAGCCGAGGCCAGCGTGGCGATTGCGGCAATGGTGCGAGTGAATATCCCCCTCATGGCCGCCATCTTGCACGGCGAAGGCGGTTTGTGAAACAGCCAGTCATCGCCGGGCTTGCACATACCGTCGCAGCACGCCACAGGGCACGGACTTCGCACCCGGAGAGGTGGCCGAGTGGTTTAAGGCAGCGGTCTTGAAAACCGCCGTGGGTTTACGCTCACCGTGGGTTCGAATCCCACCCTCTCCGCCATCACCTTTTGCGCGAAAGCTCGCGCATCGCGTCGTCCAGGCCGCCAAGCGTCAGCGGGAACATGCGGTCGTTCATCAGTTCACGGATGATCTTGGTCGATTGCGAATAGCCCCATTGCGCCTGCGCAACCGGGTTGAGCCACACCGCCGCCGGATAGGTCGTCGCCAGCCGGTGCATCCACACGGCACCCGATTCCTCGTTGAAATGCTCGACCGAGCCGCCGGGATGAGTGATCTCATATGGGCTCATCGCCGCGTCCCCGACGAAGATCAGTTTATAATCATGCGGGAATTTGTGGAGCACGTCCCATGTCGGGGTGCGTTCGGCGAAACGCCGGCGATTGTCCTTCCACACGCCCTCATAGGGGCAATTGTGGAAATAGAAGAATTCGAGGTTCTTGAACTCGGTGGTCGCCGCGGAGAATAATTCCTCGCACAGCTTGATGAACGGATCCATCGACCCGCCGACATCGAGGAACAGCAGCAATTTCACCGCATTGCGCCGTTCCGCGCGCATGTGGACATCTAGCCAGCCCTGCCGTGCGGTGCCGTCGATCGTCGCATCGATATCGAGTTCGTCAGCCGCGCCTTCCCGCGCGAATTTGCGCAGCCGGCGCAGCGCGATCTTGATATTGCGGGTACCGAGTTCGCGCGTGCTGTCGAGATTCTTGAACTCGCGCTGATCCCATACCTTGAGCGCACGCTTCTGCTTGCTCTCGCCTCCGATCCGCACGCCTTCGGGATTATAACCCGAATTGCCGTAGGGCGAGGTGCCGCCAGTGCCGATCCATTTGTTACCGCCTACGTGGCGTTTTTGCTGCTCTTCCAAACGCTTCTTTAGCGTTTCCATGATCTCGTCCCAAGAGCCGAGCGACTTGATCGCTTCCATCTCCTCGGGCGTGAGATATTTTTCCGCCACCGCCTTGAGCCAATCGGCGGGCACCTCCGCGCCGACCTGCGCGAAGCTGGTCTCGATCCCCTTGAACACCTTGGCGAAGACCTGATCGAAGCGATCGAGCAGGCCCTCGTCCTTCACGTAAACCGCACGGCTGAGGTAATAGAAATCCTCCGGCGTGCGATCGATCACATCCTTGTCGAGCGCCTCGAGCAGCAGCAAATGCTCCTTCATGCTCGCCGGAATGCCGGCGCTGCGCAGTTCATCGAGGAAATTCAGGAACATGCGAAGACTCCGGCATTGGCAAGCGAAAGAGGATACATATTAGCGCCGATCATAGGCCTTGGGCAAAGGGCCCTCAGTCGGGGTGAGATAGCGATCGCGCAATTCGGTCTGGCGCGAACGCATCGGTTGCGGACGACCATCGATCCAGATCACGACCGGCTGGGATTCGAGCTCCAGCGGATCGCCATCCCACAGCACCACATCCGCGCGACGCCCCGGCTTGAGCGAGCCGAGTTCGCCTTCCATCCCAAGCGCAGCGGCTGGGCCGGAGGTGATCGACGCCAGTGCCTGCCCCCAGTCCAGCCCGGTCGCACCGGGAATACGGGTTATCGCGACAAGGTTGCCGGCATATTGGCGGATATTGTGTTCGCCACCCGATGCGCCGGCAGCCGATAGCGCGACCTGCACGCCCGCGGCGCGCATCCGCCCGACGTTCGATTCGGTCGCGGCGAGCGCTTCGAAGCTTTCCGGTAGGTCCGCCAGCGCGGCGGCGACCACCGGCACCCTGGCGGCGGCGATGTCACGCGCGACCATCCAGCCCTCGCTCGCGCCCGTCAGCACCAGCCGGAGCCGGGGATAATCCCGCACCAGACCGAGCACGCTGCGGATGTCGCTGGCGCGCTCGACATGGACAACGAGCGGCATCTGGCCGTCGATTACTTTAAGCAACGCCTCCGCATCGCCGCGCTTGAGCAGCGATGCTTTCTCGCGTCCGCCGAACGTCGCAGGGTTGCGGCGAAAATCCTGCGCCTGCGCCAGTGCGTCGCGGAACATCGCATAGGCCGCGGGGCGGCTACCGCCGGCCTCTCGCGCACCATGTTCGCCCAGTTCGACATATTGGAACGCGCGCGGGCGCGTTACCGCATCCGCATCGTCACCGAGGTCGATCACCGCGCCCTGCCCGGCGAAGATCGATCCGCCGGTGGACGGCGCGATCAGCGCGCGGGTGACGCCGCCAAGCCGCTCGTTGGCGATCTTCACGCCGGCCGGATTGATTGCGGTCGACACGTCGATCGCGGCGGCAAATGGGCTGTTGCGGGCGGAGGTGTCATTACTCTCCTCCACCCCGCCCGCGTCCTGCAGCCCGAGATCGGTGAAGCCGGCGATCAGCCCGGGCGCGACCCATTTGCCGCGCGCGTCGATCACCTCCGCCCCTGCCGGCACCGCGACATTGCTACCTGCGGCGACGATCCGGCCGTCGCGAAACACGACGATGCCATTCTGGATCGGTGCGCTGCCGTCACCAAGCGCAACCGTGCCGCCGGTAACAGCGATCGTTTGCGCGAGCGCCGGCGTTGCGATCATTGCGACGGCGGAAAGAAGAAGAGCGCGGATCATTTCACGTCTCCCGCGCCAGGCTGACCGAGTTCGAAATCGCTGATCGGCCGTCGCTTCGGATCATTGGCATCATAGAGCAACGCGCCATCGACCCACACCTTCTCCGGCCGGGTGTAAACGCTGAACGGGTTGCCGTTCCACAATACGACATCGGCCATCTTGCCGGCCTTCAGGCTGCCGGTGCGATCATCGATCCCCAGCGCCTTGGCCGGATTGAGCGACAGCCATTTCCACGCCACGGCATCCGGGATGTCCACCCCCGCGCGGCGCCCGGACGAAAGTGCCTTCGCGACTTCCTGATTAAGCCGCTGGATGCCGTTCTGATCGTCCGAATGGATCATCGCGCATGCACCGGCCTTTTCGAGCAGCGCGAGATTGGCGCCGATCCCATCATAGCTTTCCATCTTGAAGCCATACCAATCCGCCCACACTGCCGCGCAGGTGCCGCTGGCCTTCAGCAGATCGGCGATCTTGTACGCCTCAACCGCATGGTGGAAGGCGGTGACCTTATAGCCGAACTCCTTGGCCATATCGAGGACGATGGCCATCTCGTCGGCGCGATAGCAATGGTTTTGCACGCGGATTTCGCCTGCGAGAACGCCGCGCAACGTATCCATCGCGATATCGCGATCAGGCGGATCGCCGCCGTCGCGCTCATATTTGTCCCACTTGCGCTTATACGTCTGCGCCTTGGCCCAGGTGGCGCGATCGACCGCGATATTGCCCATCCGCGTCGAGGGCTCGCGGCCCTTCGCACCATAGACACGCTTGGGATTTTCGCCGCACGCCATCTTCAGGCCATAGCCTGCGCCGGGGAATTTCATGCCCTGCACGGTGCGGGAATAAACGTTTTTCAGTACAACCGAGCGACCGCCGAACAGATTGGCCGAACCGGGCAGGATCTGCAGCGTCGTCACCCCGCCATTGGCGAGCGCGCGGCTGAAACCGGGATCCTGCGGCCAGACACTGTGTTCCGCCCACACATCCGCCGTAACCGGCGAGGTCGCCTCGTTACCGTCGGACAGCGCGCGCACGCCGGGGCTGGGATAGTCGCCAAGATGGCTGTGGATGTCGATCACGCCCGGCGTGATCCACTTGCCCTGCCCATCGATCACCCGCGCATTCGCCGGCGCATCGAGCGTCTGACCGACCGCGACGATCTTGCCGTCCGCGAACACCACCGAGCCATTGTCGATCCGGCCGCCCTCGCCATCGAATATCGTGACGTTGCGCACCAATGTCGGCACGCCGGGATAGGCGTGATAGGTCGAAGGGAACGGATCGCGCGAATAGGGTTTGGCTGGCGTGCTCGATTTCGGCGCCGTGCTTGAAGCGGTCTTCGGCCGCTCCCCGTTCGCGCCACATGCGACGAGCGACAACGCCATCGCCGCCCCGCCCAACAGGCGCACGCTCCCCATTTGAGCCGTGATTCCCATGAGACCCCTCTTCTCCCGATATGGCGGAACTGATGGGCCGGGCGTTTTGCAAAGACAAGGGTGCGATCGGGTGGCCCGCCATAACATTTGTCATGTTCCGCTTGTCCGTCGCTATCGCTCGTTATACCGGTGTGACAAATTTCGCAGGAGAGACATACCGTGAGCACCCCGCCCCTTGCCGGCATCCGCGTCGTAGAATTCGCCGGGATCGGCCCCGGTCCGTTCACCGGGATGATGCTCGCGGATCATGGCGCGGAGGTGATCCGCATTGATCGCCCAACGCGCGGCGGCGGCCTATCGATCGACAACAAGGATTCGTTGCTCCGCAACCGCAAGTCAATCGGGCTCGATCTCAAGAATCCGAAATCGATCGAGGCAGTGCGCAAGATCGTCAAATCGGCCGATGCGCTCATCGAAGGCTTCCGCCCCGGGGTGATGGAGCGGTTGGGGCTTGGCCCAGACGTGCTGCTCGCCGACAATCCGAAGCTCGTCTATGGCCGCATGACTGGCTGGGGACAAACGGGGCCGATGGCGCCGGAACCGGGGCATGACATCAATTACATCGCCATTTCCGGGGTGCTCCATGCGCTGGGCCGAGAAGGCGAAAAGCCCACCCCGCCGATCAACCTGGCGGGCGATTTCGGTGGGGGCGGCATGTTCCTCGCATTCGGGCTGCTCGCGGCCCTGCTCCACGCCCAGCGCACCGGCGAGGGGCAAGTGGTCGATGCGGCGATGACCGACGGATCGGCGGTGCTGATGTCGATGATGTGGTCATTCCGCGCAATGGGGCGGTGGAGCGACGCGCGCGGCACCAATTTGCTCGATACCGCCGCACATTTCTATGACACGTATGAGACGAAGGATGGCAAGTTCATCTCGCTCGGCGCGATCGAATCGCAGTTCTACGCCGAATTCCGGGCGGTCATGGGCTTGTCTGACGACAAATGGGCAGCGCAGATGGACCCGCGCCAGTGGCCGGCACTGAAGGCCGAGCTGACCGAGTTGTTCAAGACAAAGACCCGCGACGAATGGGTCGCCGCGTTCAAGGGCCATGACGTGTGCTTCGCCCCGGTGCTCGGCTTCGACGAGGCATGGGACGACCCGCACAATCGCGCGCGCGGAACCTTTGTCGAGGCGGGTGGCGTGCGCCAGCCGGCCCCGGCGCCACGCTATTCCAGCAGCCCTACCGTCGCGCCGGTGATGGCGGGCGAACGCAACGATGCGGCGGTGCTGCGCGAACTAGGTTTCGACGACGCGGAGGTTGCTGCGCTCGGCTTGTAAGCCGGGCGCCCGCCCCTCACGCCTCGGCAAGTTCCGGGGCGGGGCGGCGGGCGTAGATGCCATATCCCAGGATCACGGCGTAGCAGAGCGCGGGCAGCAGCAGGGCGAAATGCAGGCTCCCGCTCAGATCCGCCAGATAGCCGGTGAGCGGCGGGATCACCGCGCCCCCGACGATCGCGGTGGCGATCACGCCCGAGCCTTCGGCGGCGCGCGGCCCCAGCCCCTCGCTCGCCAGGCTGAAGATCGTCGGGAACATGATCGAGTTCATCAGTCCGATCGCCAGCAGCGTCCAGGCGGAAACCATGCCAGCGGTATTGGCAGAAATCAGGATGAGCCCAATGGCGCCCGTCGCGACACACGCCAGCACCTTGCCCGGCGATACCCGCGACAGCACATAGGCGCCGATGAAGCGCCCGATCAGCGCGCCGCCCCAATAGAATGGTACGTGCTTGCCTGCCGCCTGATCGGCCAGCCCGAGCACGCCCGGCTCCATCAGATAGCTGACGATCAGCGAACCGATCGACACCTCCGCGCCGACATAAAGAAAAATGCACAGGGCACCCATGCCGAAGCGGGGACGAGCGAGCAGATCGAATGCCTTCAGGATGTTACCGTGCGACTGTTCTTCCTTCAGCCGGTTGCGTCGGGACCAGACGACTGCTGCGACCACCGCCAACGCTGCGGCAAGGCAGAGATAAGTCACCACCACCACATGCGTTTCCTGCGCACGGTATGTATCCAGCGCGGCCCCGGACAGCGTCTTGACGTCAACCTTGGCAAGACTGCCGAGGATCACGATCGAGCCGATGAACGGAAAGATCGTCGTGCCGAGCGAATTGAATGCTTGCGCGAAAGTCAGCCGGCTGTGCGCGGTGCGCGGCGCCCCAAGCAGCGAGATCAGCGGATTGGCGACCACCTGTACGATCGTGATCCCGCTCGCGAGGACGAACAGCGCAAACAGGAACAGCCCGAATTTCGCCGAGGATGAGGCCGGCACGAACAATAGGCACCCCGCCATCATCGTGACGAGGCCGATCGAGGCGGTGCGCATATAGCCGGCGCGCCGGACGATCGCAGCCGCCGGGATCGACATAATCGCATAAGCCGCGAAAAAGGCGGACTGAACCAGCAGCGCTTCCGCATAGTTCAGCGTGAACAGCTCTTTCAGCTTCGGGATGATCACATCGTTGAGGCTGGTGATCCCGCCAAAGATGAAGAACAGCGCGAATACGAATATGCGCAGATCGGGAGCGTCATAGCCGTGGGCGGCGTCGCCGCTGGCAGCGTTTGAGCTGGTATCGACGTGCATGCGATCTCCCCCTTGTCCGGCCGGCCTTGCCCCGCTCGAACGGCCGCAGAGAGACCATTGTCGCGATATTTGCAAGCAATCTTGCTCGTAAATCTATCGAGCCTGGCAAATTATCATGCTCGATCCGGCTTGGCGCATCGCGTTCGTTTCGCCTAATCGTGAGCCATGGCTCGCCTGACGGTCAATAACGAAGCGATCGAATATCGCATGGATCCACAGACGCCGCTGCTGTGGGCGCTGCGCGACGCATCGAACCTAACGGGCACAAAATACGGTTGCGGAACAGGCAGTTGCGGCGCCTGTATTGTCGATGTCGATGGCAAAGCGGTGAAATCCTGCCGCATGACGATCGGCGAAGCCGAAGGCACATTCGTCACCACGATCGAGGGGCTGTCTCGCGAGCGTACCCATCCTATCCAGCTCGCGCTGATTGATGCGAATGTTCCGCAATGCGGCTATTGCATCCCCGGAGTGGTGATGGCGGCAGCGATCCTGATCAAGCGCGATCGCATGCCCAGCGACGAGGCGATCGCGGCGGCAATCACCAATATCTGTCGCTGCGGCATCTATCCCAGGCTGATCGAAGCGATCCAGCGCGCGGCGCGAGCAGTCCGGGGCGACGAAACGCTTCCGGCGGGCGCGCGTACCGGCATCGATCCGCACGATGCCGCGCGGGTCGTTCCCGCGCTTGACCCGCAGCCAGCCGGCAACCACTGAATTGCCCCGACGCTATCGTCCCAAACTGGGGGCGTCATGTGCGCTGTAAGCGTATTGCCCGAACCATACACTTCGCGCTAAAGCTGCTCGTCGGAAGCCTCGCGTTCGGAGGCGCTGGAGTTGCGACATAAGATGCACCTGGTGCGCGGGGCGTGGAAACTGCTGGTCGGCATCAAGGACGCGCTGGTGCTCGTCGCGATGCTGCTGTTCTTCGGCGCGCTGTTCGCCGCGCTCAACAGTCGCCCGACTCCGCGACGACGGTGAAGGACGGCGCGCTCGTCCTCGATCTCGACGGCCCGATCGTCGAGCAGCCCGAGGAAATGTCTCGGCATCTCGGCGCATGCTCAGCGGCGCAGAAAGCGTCGCACCGCCAATACCGCCTGCGCGATGTGGTCCGCGCGATCGACGACGGCCAAGGACGATTCAGCCGCGTCAAGGCGATCGTCCTCGATCTCGATCGCTTCGGCGGCGCCTATCCCGCCACGCTCGGCGAGGTCGCCGACGCGCTGCTGCGCGCGCGCAACTCGGGCAAGCCCGTGCTCGCCTTCGCCACCGGCTATACCGACGGCGGCTATCGCCTCGCTGCGACCGCCAGCGAAGTGTGGATGGACCCGATGGGCGGCACCGTCTTCGCCGGCCCGGGTGGCAGCCAGCTCTATTACAAGGGGTTGATCGACAAGCTCGGCGTCAACGCGCACGTCTATCGTGTCGGCAAATACAAATCCTTCGTCGAGCCCTACACCCGCACCGATCAGAGCCCGGAGGCCAAGGAAGCGGCCACCGTTCTGCAGAATGGTTTGTTCGATCAGTGGAAGGAAGCGATCACCCGCGCCCGGCCGAAGGCGCAGATCGCGGACTGGCTAACCAGCCCCGACAAGGTGGTGCAAGCCGCGCAGGGCGATATCGCGAAAGCCAACCTCGCCTCTGGCATCGTCGACAAGCTCGGAGACCGGGTGTCGTTCGGCCGCCGCGTTGCGCAGATCGCTGGCGGGGATGACGCTAAACCGGCGGGCTGGTTCAAATCGATCGATTATGACGCATGGAGCGATGCGCATCCGCTGCCCAAGAGCGGCGAGATCGGCATCGTGACCGTGGCCGGCGATATCGTGGACGGCAAGGCCGGCCCCGGCACCGCCGGCGGCGATACGATCGCGAAGTTCATCTATGACGGCCTCGCCAAAAAGACGCTGAAGGCGCTTGTCCTGCGCGTCGATTCGCCGGGTGGGTCGGTCACCGCATCCGAACGCATCCGTCTTGCACTGGTGGAGGCCAAGCGGCAGGGCTTGCCCGTGGTCGTTTCGATGGGTGGCGTGGCGGCGTCTGGCGGTTTCTGGGTATCGACGCCGGGCGATGTGATCTTCGCGGAACCCTCGACGATCACCGGATCGATCGGCATCTTCGGCATCATTCCGACGTTCGAAAATACGCTCGCCAAGATCGGCGTGACGACCGATGGCGTGCGGACCACCCCGCTTTCCGGTCAGCCAGATGTGTTCGGCGGCACCAATCCTGCAACCGACGCGGTATTCCAGTCCGCGATCGAGCATGGTTATGCGCAATTCCTCGCCCGCGTCTCGCAATCGCGCAAGATGCCGGTGGCGAAGGTGGATGAGATCGCGCAGGGCCGCGTGTGGATCGGCGGCACCGCGCGACAGCTTGGGCTGGTCGATCGGTTCGGCACGCTGAACGACGCAGTGGCCGAGGCCGCCAAACGCGCGAAGCTTGATCCGGCGACTGTGAAGGTCGCCTATCTGGAAAAGAAGCCCGGTTGGGGCGCCGAACTCGCGCGACAGATCGGTCGCGATAACAACGACGATAATGCGGCGCCGACCGATGCGCTCGCGCGGATCGCCTGGGAGCAACGCGCGTTGATGTCTCGTGCGATCGGCGACGTGAAGCGGCTGGCAATGGGTGGCGGCGTGCAGGCGGCGTGCCTCGAATGCGGCGGTTTCGGCCCACCGCCCCAGCCCCTGCCGACGCGCGGTTGTTAGACGTATTGTTGGCCCGCGTCGGCCTGTAATTCATCGCTTGGCCTTGTTGCGAGTCAGTATCGCTTTTCGCAACAAGCTTTGCGCACTACATAGGGATCATGTCTCGCAAGATCGATCTTGAAGCCCTGTGCCACGAAAAGGGCCTCCGCATCACCGAGCAGCGCCGCGTCATCGCGCGCGTTCTCTCGGAAGCGGAGGACCATCCCGATGTTGAGAAGGTTTACGCCCCGCGCCTCGGCAATCGATCCGGGCATCTCGATCGCGACGGTGTATCGTACCGTGCGGCTGTTCGAAGAGGCGGGCATTCTCGATCGGCACGATTTCGGTGACGGACGCGCACGCTACGAACCCTCGCCGGAGGCGCACCACGATCACCTGATCGACGTCGAAACCGGCAAGGTGATCGAATTCGTCGATCCCGAGCTGGAACAGCTTCAGAAGCAGATCGCGGAGAAGCTGGGTTTCCGCCTGGTCGATCACCGAATGGAATTGTACGGTGTCAGCCTGAGCCGCAAGGATTGAGGCGGTTCGCCTCTATTTGAGACTTGCCGGGCTGATCGCCACGCTTGTCGTGACGGTGCCCGCTTCATCTGTTGTGGCGGCTGCTTCGCCTTCCCTCACCGTGGCCAATGCTGTTCCTCGGCGCGATGGGGTGGATCATCGGCGCACGGCGCCACGTGATCGGTACGCCGCTGCGCCGCGACGTGGTGTTCCTCGCCAATCATCTGAGCTGGATGGATATCCCGATCCTCGCCGGAGCGAACGGCAGCGCCTTCGTCGCCAAGGCCGAATTGCGCGATGTGCCGGTGGTCGGCTGGCTGTGCACGCTCAATCGCACACTGTTCGTTCGGCGCGAGGATCGGCTGGGCATCGCCGAGCAGATAAACCAGCTCCGCGAGGCCCTGGCCGAGACATGGTCGATCACCATCTTCCCTGAAGGAACGACCGGCGATGG
Protein-coding sequences here:
- a CDS encoding VWA domain-containing protein, translating into MFLNFLDELRSAGIPASMKEHLLLLEALDKDVIDRTPEDFYYLSRAVYVKDEGLLDRFDQVFAKVFKGIETSFAQVGAEVPADWLKAVAEKYLTPEEMEAIKSLGSWDEIMETLKKRLEEQQKRHVGGNKWIGTGGTSPYGNSGYNPEGVRIGGESKQKRALKVWDQREFKNLDSTRELGTRNIKIALRRLRKFAREGAADELDIDATIDGTARQGWLDVHMRAERRNAVKLLLFLDVGGSMDPFIKLCEELFSAATTEFKNLEFFYFHNCPYEGVWKDNRRRFAERTPTWDVLHKFPHDYKLIFVGDAAMSPYEITHPGGSVEHFNEESGAVWMHRLATTYPAAVWLNPVAQAQWGYSQSTKIIRELMNDRMFPLTLGGLDDAMRELSRKR
- a CDS encoding (2Fe-2S)-binding protein, which encodes MARLTVNNEAIEYRMDPQTPLLWALRDASNLTGTKYGCGTGSCGACIVDVDGKAVKSCRMTIGEAEGTFVTTIEGLSRERTHPIQLALIDANVPQCGYCIPGVVMAAAILIKRDRMPSDEAIAAAITNICRCGIYPRLIEAIQRAARAVRGDETLPAGARTGIDPHDAARVVPALDPQPAGNH
- a CDS encoding amidohydrolase family protein: MIRALLLSAVAMIATPALAQTIAVTGGTVALGDGSAPIQNGIVVFRDGRIVAAGSNVAVPAGAEVIDARGKWVAPGLIAGFTDLGLQDAGGVEESNDTSARNSPFAAAIDVSTAINPAGVKIANERLGGVTRALIAPSTGGSIFAGQGAVIDLGDDADAVTRPRAFQYVELGEHGAREAGGSRPAAYAMFRDALAQAQDFRRNPATFGGREKASLLKRGDAEALLKVIDGQMPLVVHVERASDIRSVLGLVRDYPRLRLVLTGASEGWMVARDIAAARVPVVAAALADLPESFEALAATESNVGRMRAAGVQVALSAAGASGGEHNIRQYAGNLVAITRIPGATGLDWGQALASITSGPAAALGMEGELGSLKPGRRADVVLWDGDPLELESQPVVIWIDGRPQPMRSRQTELRDRYLTPTEGPLPKAYDRR
- a CDS encoding sugar MFS transporter, whose translation is MHVDTSSNAASGDAAHGYDAPDLRIFVFALFFIFGGITSLNDVIIPKLKELFTLNYAEALLVQSAFFAAYAIMSIPAAAIVRRAGYMRTASIGLVTMMAGCLLFVPASSSAKFGLFLFALFVLASGITIVQVVANPLISLLGAPRTAHSRLTFAQAFNSLGTTIFPFIGSIVILGSLAKVDVKTLSGAALDTYRAQETHVVVVTYLCLAAALAVVAAVVWSRRNRLKEEQSHGNILKAFDLLARPRFGMGALCIFLYVGAEVSIGSLIVSYLMEPGVLGLADQAAGKHVPFYWGGALIGRFIGAYVLSRVSPGKVLACVATGAIGLILISANTAGMVSAWTLLAIGLMNSIMFPTIFSLASEGLGPRAAEGSGVIATAIVGGAVIPPLTGYLADLSGSLHFALLLPALCYAVILGYGIYARRPAPELAEA
- a CDS encoding septal ring lytic transglycosylase RlpA family protein, whose product is MRLSASAGLLALPLAVAFPAKADVPHPAPVVAQYDEVGFATWYGEELAGARTASGARFRPSAITAAHRTLPLGSYVEVTALDSGRTILVLVNDRGPSQRNRLIDLSRGAATLLGMGNGSKLAVRVRSVAVGAEDREALSRGRPASTRSEALPPELATLRGRLQGRGTSALQAIAAVQATPQPRSSFAVSAVRPNSRYVVQVAVFSRKSRANALAERLDGSVASYAGKYRVRLGPYDNAAVAQRARDDAARRGYGDASIIVQP
- a CDS encoding amidohydrolase, which codes for MGITAQMGSVRLLGGAAMALSLVACGANGERPKTASSTAPKSSTPAKPYSRDPFPSTYHAYPGVPTLVRNVTIFDGEGGRIDNGSVVFADGKIVAVGQTLDAPANARVIDGQGKWITPGVIDIHSHLGDYPSPGVRALSDGNEATSPVTADVWAEHSVWPQDPGFSRALANGGVTTLQILPGSANLFGGRSVVLKNVYSRTVQGMKFPGAGYGLKMACGENPKRVYGAKGREPSTRMGNIAVDRATWAKAQTYKRKWDKYERDGGDPPDRDIAMDTLRGVLAGEIRVQNHCYRADEMAIVLDMAKEFGYKVTAFHHAVEAYKIADLLKASGTCAAVWADWYGFKMESYDGIGANLALLEKAGACAMIHSDDQNGIQRLNQEVAKALSSGRRAGVDIPDAVAWKWLSLNPAKALGIDDRTGSLKAGKMADVVLWNGNPFSVYTRPEKVWVDGALLYDANDPKRRPISDFELGQPGAGDVK
- a CDS encoding CaiB/BaiF CoA-transferase family protein — encoded protein: MSTPPLAGIRVVEFAGIGPGPFTGMMLADHGAEVIRIDRPTRGGGLSIDNKDSLLRNRKSIGLDLKNPKSIEAVRKIVKSADALIEGFRPGVMERLGLGPDVLLADNPKLVYGRMTGWGQTGPMAPEPGHDINYIAISGVLHALGREGEKPTPPINLAGDFGGGGMFLAFGLLAALLHAQRTGEGQVVDAAMTDGSAVLMSMMWSFRAMGRWSDARGTNLLDTAAHFYDTYETKDGKFISLGAIESQFYAEFRAVMGLSDDKWAAQMDPRQWPALKAELTELFKTKTRDEWVAAFKGHDVCFAPVLGFDEAWDDPHNRARGTFVEAGGVRQPAPAPRYSSSPTVAPVMAGERNDAAVLRELGFDDAEVAALGL
- a CDS encoding lytic murein transglycosylase; this translates as MRGIFTRTIAAIATLASASIAVPAVAQDEAGFQAYLPTLRAQALAAGVRPATVDSVLPTLTYNARVVELDRQQPGGSPNGPISMFAPYRAQHVDSARITRGRAAYLANRGRLAAVEAQTGVPESIMVAIWGHETNYGSYTGNFDLLRSLATLAYEGRRRDLFSGEFIAGLKMLDRGVSRDQLKGSWAGATGSPQFLPSIYLRLARDGDGDGRIDIWNSSADTLASIGNYFVQAGWRPRQPWGVAVNVPAGYNRSGQVNRLISPRCPRVFERHSGWRTMAEWRALGLVPQSGAWPADDVLATLLEPDGPGNTAYLLTSNYRVILDYNCSNFYALSVGLLADAVER